The genomic window CCCATCCAATCGACAAACATGCCCTGACTTTTTCTCATGTTCTGGTCGATCGCGCTGATCACGCCCTCGCCCTGCTCAACGCCCCACATAATGCGGTCCATCGATTTGGCGGCGGGGATCGTGCCCAAAAGCATGCCGACCCGGGCGTCGACCAACATCTTGTCGCTAACCGGATCCGACTGCTTTTTGGCGATCAAGGCGATCGGATAGCCCGCCCAGCCCACGCGCCCGGCCGCGAACTCCCATACGCCGATATGGGCGCCGACAAACATCATGCCCTTGCCCATGTTGTAGGCTTCGCGCAGGCGGTCGAGGCCGTCGGTCGTAAAATCTTCCAACCAGAATTTCTCGTCCAATGCCGGCGCGCGCAAATAAGCGGCGACGTTCCGGCCGACGTTCTTCACCGACTCCTTGAGAATCGCCAACTTCTCTTCCCGCGTCTTGGTGTCGCCGAAGGCGATGTCCAGGTTCGTCATGGCCACGTGACGGCGAATGCGCAACGCGTAGATCAGCCAACCGATTCCGCCGCCGATCTTGTCGGCCGCGTTCCACGACAGCTTCTGAAAAAACCAGGAAAACGCTGCCACGAACGCCCGCATCACGTAGTGCCCTTTCACCTCGAGGTGCCGCGTGTTGTCGGCGACGTACTGCCGAATCTCGTCCAGTGACCACGGAAACGGACCGCCCCACTTCCCTTGCTTCTTGTTTTCACTTTCCGGATAAGACAATGCGACTCCCTTCACATGGCCGGCGCTGCCGGTTCCGCATTCAGTGCGGCAAATCAGTGTCGTCGAAATTGATGTCGCCCGCGTTGTGCAACGCCTGGTAGCGTTCGTCAAACGCGGTGGCCCAATCCTCGCGGTTGGCGGCCCGGCTGACGATCAACCCGAAGGGCAGCAGATAGTTTTCGAGCGCGACGTGCGCCGGCTCGATTTTGGCGTAGTCGCCCTGATAACTGTTGAAGAAACGCTGCGGCGTCTCCACCGGATTGAGCACCGGGTCGAACACCTCTTGGGCGATCGCCAGGTATTGCGGGCTGATGATCTGCCCGTACTTGCGGTAAAACGCCGCGATAACCCGCCGCCACAAACGCCGCTGCCCCGCGTCTTCCAAATCGATCAACTCCGGCGGCCACAAAAACAGCCAGTCGGCCATGGACACGTCGCTGAGGTAAAACGCCGTCAGGTACTGGTTGAGCGCCGTCAGGCTCGTATGCGCCGGCTCAAAAAGCATGGCGCTGATTTCCACAATCCCCAACGCGCGGCCGAAGGCAAACAGCGCATGCCCCAAATCGTGAAGGGCGTCGAACTGATGGAAGGTCTGGCCGGTCATCTCTTCCAAGCCGCCGTGCGCAAAATACACCATGAAGCTCAGATTCGGCGGATTCGCGCACGAACCCTCAAACAGGGCGTAGAACATATACTCGATGCCCCACTCCGGATGCAGATTCGACTGCCCAAAGAGGTAGTCGGTGATCATCGTCGTGTGTTCCACCACGTCCTCAAGCAATTCCTGCTCGGCCGCCGTACGGTCGTCGATCGCCGTCAACGCCTCCCACAACACGCGATACCCCAGCAACGCGCCGTAATACTGGTCGCGGCTCACGTTCTTGCGCTCACGGCCGGTATAGAGATCGACCACCGAATTGTTGTGGTGAAAGACGAACTGCCCCCCGACGAACTCGATTTCCATCAGGTTTTGCTCGTCCTCGTAGTAAAGCTGACGAGTCTTCGTGCCGCGCGTGATGCGGCCGTCCGGATCCTCCAACGCCAGCGGGTCGGGATCGTCGCGCGTGATGCGGTCGTAGTGCCGAAACGCCGCCGACATCGCCTGCAGGCGGCCCAGCGTACGCGGATCGCGGGTCACTTCGTACAGCGCCGCCAGCGCCGCCATGTTGTTGCCGGTAAACAGGGCGCAGTCTTCTTCTTTGTACCCGGCCTCCCACGACCACCACTCGTCGATGTAATGGTTGCCGCCGCCCCAGTCCGGGTTTTGCCACATGGTGTACTTGGTCGCCATGAGCTTCTCGTTCCAGGACAACCCTTCGTCGTCCCACACATCACGGGCGACAAACTGCCAATCGTGGGCTTGATCGATGCCCGCGGCCCCGGCCTCCTCGTCGATGAAACTCGCGCGGCCCGAATCGGCGAACACCCACTGGTAGTCGGCGTCGTCATACAACGCGCCCATGATTTCCATCCAGTGGTAGAACAACCAGAAACGGTCGACGACCGTGTCGCTCACATCCGGCGCAAAATAGTACGGTTCGAGGCCCACCGGCACGCCGTCCAACTTCCAATAGGGCGGCCGGTATTTCCGCGACCCCTCTCCCAAAAGCTTGGCGTGGTGGAGCAGCTCGCGAATCGTTTCGCCCTGCGGCCCAAGATCGCGCCCCTCGAGCGCCGCCAGCGCTTCGGTCGCCCGCGCCTCCAGACGCGGCCCGATGCGATGCAGAACCGGCGCGATACGGCGGTGCTTGGCAATCGCCGGGCGCTCCATGTCGTCGATGACGGCCTCGATGTCGGCCGCCGCCTGACGGATCGGTCCGCGAAATTCCGCGTCCAGAACCTGCTCGATTTGCGCTACATCCTTCGCCGCCGCCAATTTCGTGGAAAGCGAGGCGTCCTCGCCGACGGGGTCTTCCAGCGGGGTGTCGCAGGCGACGACGAGGGAAATCAGCACGACAAAAAGGGTTGCGAATTGACGCATGGCGATACCTCCCGGGCCGCACCGAGTGTAACGCGCCCGGCCCTTCATCGCCAAGGGGGAGAAGCGCGGCGGGGGGGGGAAGGCTTTGGTCTAGTCGGTGGCGGGGGGTAGGCCGAAACGCGTGGCGATCACCGCTTCCAGATGATCCTCCGGGCGGAAACCGCCGACCAGTTCCACGAGCTTGCCGCGGTGGAAAAAGGCCGTGGCGGGTACGCCGCGTAGGCCCAGGGCGCCCGCGATTGCCGGCACCTCTCCCGCGTTGGCATGCAGGCCCACGATGCGGTCTCGATGCCGCCCGAGCACGCTGCGCACGTTGTGGGCCATTTTGCGGCAATAGGGGCAGGTGTTGCTCCACAAAAACAGCATAACGGGCTTGTCGATGGCCGCCAATTGCGCCTTGAAGTCGGCGTCGGTGATCTGCTCAAACGACACGTCCGACTCCGTGTCGCCGCCGAATAGTTTTTTCCAGATGCCCATGTTCGCATCCCGTTTGGGTGATTCGTTCGCGCCTTCTGCCGTCCAATATAACCATCGTAACGCGCCGGATCGCCAGGGGCACGGCTGCACCATAATTGTGCAATTTGTGCTAACGCAGCGAAAAACATTGCAGAGGTCGCGCCGTGCGCTTGCTTATCCACAGACTTTTCCCCTGCTTCTGTGGATGAGTGAACAACCGTTAGCCGATTTGCTTCTTGGCTTCCTGCCACAGGCGTTCGAGTTCGTCGATGCTTTTGCCCGCGAACGACTCCCCCCGATCCAGCAAGCCTTGCTCGACCAGCGCGAAGCGTTCGATAAACCGACTCGTGGCGCGCCGCGTGGCGTCTTCGGCGCTGATATCCAAGTGCCGGCCGAGATTGACCAGCGCGAAAATCATGTCGCCCAGTTCATGCTCGATGGCCTCACGGTCGCCGCCGGCCATGGCCTCGGCCAGTTCCTGCTTTTCCTCTTCGACTTTCTCCCAGACTTGCGCGGTGTTTTCCCAGTCGAAGCCGGTCTTGGCGGCGCGTTCACTGATGCGGTGGGCGCGCAAGATCGCCGGCAGCGCGGCGGGCACCTTGGCGATGACGCCGGCGGTCGATTCGCTTTTCTTTTCCTGTTTCTTGATCTCGGACCACTGCGCCACGACTTCGGCGGCGCTCTCCAGTTTTTCCTCGCCGAAAATATGGGGGTGGCGGCGCACCATTTTTTCGCCCAGCAGTTGCAGAACGTCGTCGATGGAAAAGAGCCCTTCCTGCTCGGCCATGCGGGCCAAAAAGAGGATTTCCCACAGGGTGTCGCCAAGCTCTTCGGCGAACTCGGGCCAATCGTGGCGGTCGGCGGCGTCCAGGGCCTCGTAGGCTTCTTCCAAGAAGTATTTCAGGACCGAATCGATGGTCTGTTCGTTATCCCAGGGGCAGCCGTCCGGGCTGCGCAGGCGGCGCACGATCGCCACGCATTCGTCGAAGGTGTACTTGCTCACCGCGGCCTCCTTTGTTGCGCGGTTTCTACCGCAGGGGCGTGTTGAAGACAAGGGACCGGTAAACCAAGCGCCTCAAAAAGTTGGGGTCTGTCCCCATGTTTTTCTCGTAACTATTTGATTTATTGGAAAACACCCTTGGTGCCTGGCCCCAACTCTTGACAAAAAACCGGTGTCTGGTCGCCTCTGGCGTCGGCTTAGCGGTAGCTTGAAACGACCGCAACGGCGTGATACACGATGTTCTCGTAGCACGACGCGTATGAGGGAAGCCGGTGAAAAGCCGGCACGGCCCCGCCACTGTAAGGGGCGAGTTTCCCGCCACGATGTCACTGGGCCTTTAGCCTGGGAAGACGGCGGGACGCGCTCGCAGCCCCGAGTCAGGAAACCTAGCGTGTCGACTTTCGGCCTACCGGCTCTTCGAGGGAGAGAGCCAGGTCCCGGCAAGGCTTCCGCCGCGCCGCCCTGACCCATCCTCCAAACCCGGTCGGCCCATCGTTCAACTGCCAAAACAAAAGGAGAACATTATGAACAAGCAGTTGGATCGTTGGGTACGCCTGATCGCCTTGCTTGTGCTGCTGGCGATCATGTTCGCGCCCGTAATCGGATGTGACGAAAACGATGAAAACGACACATCTGGTGACGACGACGACACACTTGACGACGCCGATGATGACACAATCGATGATGACGACGACACAACCGGTGACGACGACACTGCGGCCGTCGTTGTCGAACTGGTCCCCGACTCCGAAATGCTGCCGGTGGGCGCGAGTGAAAACTTCGTGGCCTTGGTGACCTATCCGGACGATACCACCGCCCAGAATCCCGCCGAGATCGTCTGGACCACGGCCGATGAAACCGTCGCCACAGTCGCCGGCGGATCGGTTACCGGCGTCGGCTCCGGCGTCACCACGCTGGTCGCCACGCTGGGCGATGCCGAAGCCAGCGCACCGGTTTACGTGGCGCCCGACGTCTTCGCCTTCGACCTGTTCACCGGCACGATCGACACCATCGACCGCATCGCACAAACCTTCACCGTCGACGCCTTCGCCGCCGGCGCGTACGCCGCGGTGCCCAACCGCATCTTCGCCCTCGAAGGCATACTGTACGTGACCGATTCGGGCGATTTCGGCGCCGGTATCGTGGGTGAGGAGAAACTGGTTGCCATCGATGCCGTGGACGGCGCCGCGACGACCGTCACGCTCGATATGGATTCCCCGTGGGCGACGACCGCCTACGACGGCATGTTCTATACGGCGGGCAACTTGAGTGACCAACTCGCGCTGATCACGTCCACCGGCACGGTGAATTACGTCGATCTTCCCGCCGGTTGCGTCCCCGTCGATCTCGTCGGCGCGGCGGGTAAAATCTACGTTAGCTGCTCGGGTTTCGACGGCGCGAGTTACGGCGATTTCGTGGCGGTTTACGATTTGGCCACCGAAAGCGTCACCGAAATCACGCTGGCGGCCGGGCAAAACCCAGGGGCGATCGTGGCGACCTGGGACGAGGCGAACGTGTACGTCGTGGCTACCGGGAACTACGTCGACGTGCTGGGCGCGGTGAACAAAATCGACACCGCCGCCGACACCGTCGTGTCCAGCTTCGACCTGGGAACTTCGCCCGGCGGGGCGGCGCTTTCGTGGTTCAACGACGTGTTGTTCGTATTGGACGGCGTGAACATGTACGCCATCGACACCGCCGACGGCGACGCCATACTGCGCGGCCCGGACGATCCGATCATCGTGGGTGACGAGGGTGCCTGGCTCTCGGCGATTCATGTCCACGATGACACCGCCAACGTGTACGTCGCCAACCAGAACTACACGAGTTTCGTCAATGAAATCGAGGTCTACGACGGCGATACCTTCGCCTTCCTGCAGAGCTACGACATCAGCGCCTCCGGCTCCTCGCCCGGCGGCATCGCTTCCTGGTAGCTAATCTTCGAACGACGCAGCGGGCCCGGCTTCGGCCGGGCCTTTTCATTTCACGCCGGCGGCTGCGGATCCGGGTGAGGTCTCGCGCCTGATTGTGCTACTCTTTACAATGAACCATGAACACGTCATCGACATCACATCGACCCAAGGCGGTTACCGAGCGGCCCGCGCTGTGGTGGGCGGCGTTGTTCGTCTTCGCAGTGCTCGTCATGGTGCGCGCGCTCGGCCCCCTGCCGACGCAACTCACCTTTCCGCGGTACGAGGACGTCGACGCCGGCAATATCACCAAGGATATTCTCGACGGCACACTGGTCACCGGCGTGCTCGAATACGCCAACGCCCCGGCGTATACGCTGGTCAAAGGATTCCTGGCGCTGCCTCTGTTCGCCCTCTTCGGCAAGACAAACCTTTGCCTGATCGCTTTGACCTTTCTGATTTGCCTCGCGGCGCTCGCGATCATCTTGGCGCTGATTCGACGGCACGACCGCCCGACCGCGGCCCTTTGGGCGATGCCCGCCTTGGTTCTCATGCCCGACCTCATGGCGGCCAATTTCGTCAATTTCGACGCCAACCACTTGGAGCAATTATTGTGGACGGCGATGCTGCTCGCGTTGCTGTGGGCTTATTGGCAAGACGCTCGTCGCTGGTGGGCACCGCTGCTCTTCGGCCTGGTGGCAGGCCTGGCGTTGTTCAGCATCCTGTCAAACCTTGTGACCCTCGCCGTGCTCGCCGTCTTGGCGTTGGCCCTACTGGATAAACGGCGCGTCTTCCTATTCACGTGCTTCGCCGCTCCCGGCCTGGCGTTGTTCCTGTTGTTGCGGCTCGGCGTCGAGCGAAGCGCGTACGGGTTCCTGCCCGGCGACGTCGGCGGCTTGTTGACGAGGTTGACCACGACCGTCACGCAGGGTTTGCCCGCCGTCTTCGGCCGCGTGCCGACGCAACCGATCGCCGTGGCAGTGACTGTCGTTCTGGCCTTGTTTTGGCTGGCGCTGGCGGTGTTGCGCGGCCGCGACATACTGACCGCGCTCGGCAATCTCATTCGGCTGAAGCCCAAACCCATCGAAGCGTCAACGGCGATCGACCTGTTCCTGTTGCTTTTCGTGCCCGCCTGGCTTGCCGCCGGCGCCGTGCACGCCTGGGGCGTCGATTCCGCCAATGCCCGTTACCTGGTCCAAGCCGGTGTGGCATTGCTGATTATTCCGGGGCGGGTTGTGGCCCGCACGCGCTGGGCGGCGTTGGCGCTGGTTGTGCTGCTCGGCTTGCAGTTGGCGTCGATTCAAACCCGGCCCAGCGTGGCTGCATTCAACACGCCGGAGTTTCGGTCGTCCACACTTTTCGACGCGCGGGGCGTGCGCGGCTACTTTTACCCGCTGTACACCAAACGGGGCCTGGCCGCGCATATCGTGAGCGCCCACACGCCCGAGGAGAAATTGGCGGTGCTGCAGCGGGTTCCGGATCCGTGGAAAACCTGGGCGCTGCGCGACGCGGCCCATCGCGCCGCATTCGACGGTTACGAGCCGCTGGGCTTCGAATCCTTTGATCTGCCGCCCGCCTGGCAAACCGCTTGGCGCGAAGGCACGGCCGCCGGCGTTACCGAACGTGTCTTCGGATTTCGAAAAGGCGACGCCTGGCAGGTTCTGTCGGAAGTCGATCACTATCTCGGACGGTCGACCGCGACCGTCAACGGCCCCTCGGCGGCGGCGTATCAAGGGATGGGCTATGAATTAATGCGCAACGTTATCGGCCTGGGGTCTCCGGATGAGGCGATAGATTGGGCCGCGGGCGGGAGAACTTCGTCACGCTTCACCACCCACCTGGAGCGGGCCTCCTCCTTTATCGCCGCTTTGCCGCCGGACGGGCACGCTGCTCTGGCCATCGGCATGGGACGCTTCGTCGGCGAACGGCGCCTTGACGAATCGGTCTCCGCCGCACTGCTGGCCGCGTTTTTCACGGCGGCGGGCGGCCGCGTCGTCACAACGCCCTTTTACCGCGGCGTGGGTGTGGGACAGGCCGAGACGCAATTCACGCTGCGCCGTCAATGGACCGCACCCCTCGGGCACATGTGCGCCGATGTGCCGCCCGACGCGCAACGAGCTTGCGACGAAGCGATGCTTGACACCCTGGAGCGATACGGTTTCACGGTGTCGATCGAGGATACCCCGCCCGACCGATTCATTCGGCTGGAGGATGAGCCGCAATGAACGCCGCCGCCTACACGTTCCTGCTTGTTGTGTTTTTTCTCGCGTGGTCGGCGCTTTTGTGGTTTCGCCGCCGCCTGCGTTTTGCCGAAATCCTTCTGACCGCCGCCACGCTCGGACTGCTGCTTTGGCTTTCGGCCGGGTTCGACTGGGGCGTGTTCGACGAGGACGCCTACCCGGTGCCGCCGCCCGATCAAACCTGGAACATCGCCGCGCACACCGACCTGCTCAACAACCAGGCCGGATTGAAATTCCGGACGTTCCGCGGCCGCACCGTACGGACCGAAAAGCGAGGCGCGACGCGGCTGGTCGCGCTGGGATCCTCCAGCACCTTCGGATCGGGTTTGCCCGCGCGCGTGCCCGCCTACCCCGCCCTGCTGGAGCAGATCCTGGCTCGATCGGGCGGACGCTCTTTCGAGGTCATCAACGCCGGACTGACCGGCCACCACTCGTTTCAGTTGATGATCTTGCTGACCGAGGTGCTCGCGCACACCCGCCCCGACCTCGTGTTGTTTTACTACGGAAAAAACGAGGGGACGGGCAATTCCGTCAAGCGTTACTACCAGCACGCGGCGGCGATCAAACAGGCCTCGAGTTGCCGGAACCCCGCCTGCCTACGTTGGGCGATCGCGCACGGCACCGCCCACCCGTGGCTTTTGCGCATCGGTACGGCGCTGGAGCGCCTCGGCGGCTACCGATGGCTACGCAACCGCATTCTATCCTGGCGGCAGCGTTATCCGGCGGGCGTCGAACCCGCCCCGCAGGACATGGAACTGCCGCCCAACAGCGACGAAATTCTTGACCGCATGGCGACGGCCGCGCAAGAACACGGGTTTCGCCTCGTGCTCGTGCCCGAATTGCGTCGGGAGGGTGGTCCGGTCAATGGGTCGTACGCGGCGCGGATGGAAAAGCACGCTGCCGTCGCGGGCGTGGAGTTCCTCGACATCAGTGGCGCATTCGGCGTGCACCCCGAGCTATTTCAAGACGACATCCATCCCACCGGCGCGGGCCACCAACACCTGGCCGAGGTGCTGGCCGCGGCGCTGGCCGCCAACGAGTGGCTATAACAGAGTCAATGGATCAAAGGTCCGCGACGAACTTCTTGAGGTAGGAGCCGAGGCGCGCAATGCTCACCGAGTCTTTGCTGCGCCCGGCGAAGGCATAATCGCCGATGGTTTCCAGACGCCGCCGAAGCAAGCGAATCGCGGCTTCCTCCTGCGGATTATCCACGCCCAGATCGCGCGCCAAGCGCACGTTGAGGTAGAGCATCACGTCGGCGTTACCGGCCAATTTGTCCAGGTTCCGGTTGATGTCCGAGCCCATGCGAGACTTGACCCGCACTTGGTAGGCGCTGATGTCGAACGCGATATGAAGCAGATTGAAACGCCGCTGATCAACAAAATGCTCGGCCATTTTCAGGCATTGAAACAGCACGTTGCCCGCCAGCAAGTCATCCAACGACTCGCCGGCGCGACAAAGTTCGCGGTAAGTGTGCAGCGTGTCGTATAGGTCGGGGTAGTCTATGCGCGTGCGGTTGCGCTCCGCGGTGCGGCGATGCAGGTACAGCAAATCCGCCAATTGCAGTTCCATCATCGCACCGGCGAGCTTCGGGGAAATCAGCAAATCGCGCATGGCCGGGGCGACGATGTTCCATTCCAGATCGGTCGCCAGGGTGTGAAATACGCGGTAGGTGCGCTCGTGGTCCAAGGGCACGTTGTCGTTGGTAACATCCAGCAGATACCGCACAAGCGTTTCGATCTTATCGTATTGCAGGTCCGTGTCCTCGGGCGGCAGAATCTCCCGCGCGTCGAGGCTGCTGTATTGCAGCGCGCCGAGGAAAAAGGCGAGCCGCCGGCCGACTACCGCCTCGCGATCGGACTTCAAATACACGTGGCCCTTGTAGAAATCGTTGGGCGTCAAGTCGAAGCGGGTCCCCTTGCGCGTCTCGTGCACGTCGACTTTGCCGACATAACAGTACAAGTCATTCGTGCAAATATAGTTGTCCAGCAACGTGAGGTTGGGCAGCGCGGCAGCGCCTTCC from Candidatus Lernaella stagnicola includes these protein-coding regions:
- a CDS encoding thioredoxin family protein; protein product: MGIWKKLFGGDTESDVSFEQITDADFKAQLAAIDKPVMLFLWSNTCPYCRKMAHNVRSVLGRHRDRIVGLHANAGEVPAIAGALGLRGVPATAFFHRGKLVELVGGFRPEDHLEAVIATRFGLPPATD
- the mazG gene encoding nucleoside triphosphate pyrophosphohydrolase translates to MSKYTFDECVAIVRRLRSPDGCPWDNEQTIDSVLKYFLEEAYEALDAADRHDWPEFAEELGDTLWEILFLARMAEQEGLFSIDDVLQLLGEKMVRRHPHIFGEEKLESAAEVVAQWSEIKKQEKKSESTAGVIAKVPAALPAILRAHRISERAAKTGFDWENTAQVWEKVEEEKQELAEAMAGGDREAIEHELGDMIFALVNLGRHLDISAEDATRRATSRFIERFALVEQGLLDRGESFAGKSIDELERLWQEAKKQIG
- a CDS encoding Ig-like domain-containing protein, which translates into the protein MNKQLDRWVRLIALLVLLAIMFAPVIGCDENDENDTSGDDDDTLDDADDDTIDDDDDTTGDDDTAAVVVELVPDSEMLPVGASENFVALVTYPDDTTAQNPAEIVWTTADETVATVAGGSVTGVGSGVTTLVATLGDAEASAPVYVAPDVFAFDLFTGTIDTIDRIAQTFTVDAFAAGAYAAVPNRIFALEGILYVTDSGDFGAGIVGEEKLVAIDAVDGAATTVTLDMDSPWATTAYDGMFYTAGNLSDQLALITSTGTVNYVDLPAGCVPVDLVGAAGKIYVSCSGFDGASYGDFVAVYDLATESVTEITLAAGQNPGAIVATWDEANVYVVATGNYVDVLGAVNKIDTAADTVVSSFDLGTSPGGAALSWFNDVLFVLDGVNMYAIDTADGDAILRGPDDPIIVGDEGAWLSAIHVHDDTANVYVANQNYTSFVNEIEVYDGDTFAFLQSYDISASGSSPGGIASW
- a CDS encoding SGNH/GDSL hydrolase family protein, whose product is MNAAAYTFLLVVFFLAWSALLWFRRRLRFAEILLTAATLGLLLWLSAGFDWGVFDEDAYPVPPPDQTWNIAAHTDLLNNQAGLKFRTFRGRTVRTEKRGATRLVALGSSSTFGSGLPARVPAYPALLEQILARSGGRSFEVINAGLTGHHSFQLMILLTEVLAHTRPDLVLFYYGKNEGTGNSVKRYYQHAAAIKQASSCRNPACLRWAIAHGTAHPWLLRIGTALERLGGYRWLRNRILSWRQRYPAGVEPAPQDMELPPNSDEILDRMATAAQEHGFRLVLVPELRREGGPVNGSYAARMEKHAAVAGVEFLDISGAFGVHPELFQDDIHPTGAGHQHLAEVLAAALAANEWL